Below is a window of Drosophila bipectinata strain 14024-0381.07 chromosome XR, DbipHiC1v2, whole genome shotgun sequence DNA.
tttatagaatagttttttgggttttaaagCGAGCCAGTGATTGATGTTGACATTCCCCAGAAATATATACATTCGTCTCACGATTTGGCTTCTCTTTATTACAGGTCGGCGATATTGAATGAAGTACAAACACAGGGCAGCACAAAACTTCCATCAAATAAATCTGTACTAGTATTAGGCGATAATGCCACCGGCAAGACGACACTGATTGCCAAGCTCCAGGGCGTTGAGGATCCCAAAAAGGGCTCCGGCCTGGAATATGCCTACATCGATGTCAAGGATGAGTACAGAGACGGTATACAGACTATactatttctataaatttGTCTTCCTATATTAATCCTTTGATATCTTTTCAGACATGACGCGTTTGAGCGTTTGGGTCCTGGACGGCGATCCAGGACACACAAACCTCCTGCACTATGCGCTCAATGAAACGAACTATGCACACACACTCGTCATCCTCACCGTCTCGATGACGCAGCCGTGGGGCTGGCTGGAGCAGTTGAATCAATGGATCAAGGTTCTCGGCCAGCATATCGAAACCCTACAGCTGGACGCCAAGGAGAAGGAGGCGGCCCGCCAGCGACTGGCCACCACGTGGCAGAGTTATTGCGAGGTGGGCGACGATCTGGATCCTGGATCGCCGGTGAAGCGCACAATGCGCAACAACTCGATCGACGAGGATGATCTACTGCCGCTGACGGAGGACGCACTAATTACAAATCTGGGCCTCGACATCGTTGTGGTGGTCACAAAGGTTGGATTACCTTACCTCACTTATCCATATCATCGTTGGCTTATCGTTTGAATCCTTTACAGACGGACTACATGACCACGCTGGAAAAGGAGTACGAGTATCGGGATGAGCACTTCGACTTTATCCAGCAGTGGATACGAAACTTCTGCCTGCGGCACGGCACCTCGCTATTCTACACGAGCGTTAAAGAAGACAAAAACTGTGATCTCCTCTACAAATATCTGACGCATCGAATTTATGGTCTGCCATTCCGTACGCCAGCGCTAGTCGTTGAAAAAGATGCTGTACTCATGTTAGTTTATCCATTATTCCCTGCTATTAGTGAGTCGTAATAAAAGCATTCTATCTCCTTTGAATTTTAGTCCGGCTGGCTGGGATAGCTTGAAAAAGATTAGTATTTTGTATGAGAACATGCACGGAGTGAAGGCCGACAATGTCTACTCAGATATCATCAAAGCGCCGCCAACTAGAAAGGTATGTGATCTATTTAGAATAGCATCTGGTAGTTTCCTAAACACACTTCTTTTCAGGCGGTCTCCAACCGAGAGACGGAAGTACAGACGGAGGACGAACAGGCTTTCCTGGCCCGCCAGCAGGAGATCCTCAAGCAGGGCGATCAGGTCCGAGGCGAGTCCCCGCTGCGGTCGCAGGCTGGAGGCGTGGGCACCAACAAGAGTGGAACTCGCACATCCGTAGCCACCGGCCAGAGTTCACCCAAGAAGGTGAGTGGAATGGAATATCCTAAAACAGAGctgaataaatattatattcctGAATCGCAGATGGATCCTAAACTGACGCCTGCCACGCCCGGGGGTGAGGGGGTGCTGGCCAACTTCTTCAACTCGCTGCTGCACAAAAAGTCGGGCAGTCCGGCGAGCGGTGGACCCGGAGGCCCTGGCAGTCCGGCGGGAGCTGCTCGCACTGCCAACGGCACTGACGCAATGACGCCCGAGAAGCTCGCCGTCCGCACGGACGCCGCCGCCGAACTGGATCGTCTGTCGCGGAGCGTGAAGAAGGAGATCGACATGTCGCAGAGTGAGTGTTGAGCGGGAGGAGCTAAACGACactcaacaacaacacaacagCCACACCTGCAACATCGACACGTATAATAGAGAAAAAACCACAGCAAACAGAACCAGAACAACATAAAcgataaattttaattaagtaaaaagTGAATAGCAGAGACTCGTTGAAAACAACTCGCGAACTGCTATAGCAGTGTAGCTGAAGGATCTTAGCTGAAGGAGGAAATTTAAGCACATCCCCGTCGGGACCATTCTGAATGGCCCTGAAGGTGTCCGTTTTCggcaatttattttaatcatttaaGAGGGAAAACCTTATAGTCAAAAATATTGGTCAAATCCAAATGGTACAttcaaattgtaaaattttgtataaGCTTAAAGAAAGAACCAATTGTGTATGAGGTTTAAGGATAAAATTGAGTAAttgtaaatgaaaatatttaagcaaaATCGAATTGTGTTGTTCCCCCTGCCTCTGTGTCCCTCTCTCCCAATGAATTGATCAATATTTACCTTAAAGCTTTCCAAGGAATGCCTCAAAATCTTTCTCTGGAGCCCATGTGATGAGTTCCACGATTAAGAGTTTTGGGTTAAGGGAGGGGggcgttgttttttttttgtattcgcGCCCCCCCCCAAAGGCACTGCGAGTGATCCTTTTTACGAGCCTCCTGCGGCATACtcaatgaaaaatgaaataaatgatAAACGTTCGATAGGAAATGAGAGTtagaaatggaaatgcaaagATACAAAAATTCGAAACTTAATGGTATAGCTTAGCGAAAAAGTCTGCAATTTTGATGAAATGCGTGCCGCATGTCCCCCCGCGCGATTATGTTTGTTTTGACGGGGGCCTTGGCGACactaaatatatacaattgtataaataaattatttaaaaaaaaaacgctgtaaaatgtaattaaCAAACGGGACAGACAACCGAGAGATTCTAAAAACAAAGTCCGCAGCCTCCCGAGGATAGGGACGTCAAGGATATACTATATTGTGTATTTTATTCCCCAAAAAGAGAAATTAATTCAACACAGACACACATGCGCCTAACTGTAGTTTGATAGCTtgtatttactttttaattatattaattaattacactcactgacacacacacaatggcgttgaataattaattgttttttttttgaaaaagtagCGAAAAGTTGATGATAATATTTATGAAAGGAATATCATATTGTGTGTAAATTAGCTAGCCCACAAAGTAACATTCTTGGCTTTTTCGTTCAACTCCATCCAGACActgtaattaattaaataattaacgttatttttttttttaactaaacCTTCTGATTTTAATGTAGGCCGCAATCGTTACCCGTTCATGAAACTCGTTCCCCGAAACATAAAGAAAGAGCACTGTAcgttgaaatttttaaagccAAGTTTTTTTAAGCCATTTTAATCGAACCTGTCAACTCTTCAAAATTTCCCAAGTCCCAAGTCGCTGCTTAAAGCCGGATAGCCCGAACAAGAAGTAGAAAAATGTAGTAAAATGCAGCCTCCCAAGACcgtgtttttattaaattatgcaaGCATGAAGCTCCTTTCTAGTTTGCCATGTATATCCCTCAGATTCTTCAGGCGAAAATGTATGTATTCTCTTCTCTATCGAGAAGAATTCCCTTTTCCCAGGTTCTTCTCACTCTTTCCCCCACGTGTTGACCAACTATTTGGCTCCTGCTCTTTCCGGTGTGCCCTCAGAagcaaattgaaataaaagttgaaaatgaAACTAAAACGAAGAATAACTGAACGATTTGTGCTACAGAAACTATTTTTATGTATAAATACAAagtaattatattaaatatattgtataacactatatatatatatataaacgtATATTGAAAACAAAGAACAGCGGATTCAGAACATATCGAGCCCTATTTGCAAAAACAACGTAAGCGTCATTcttcagaaaaaatttttgtatgcaaatatttacataaatattaatatattaaaaactaatGGCATCTATTTACTGAGATATCGGCCTGTCTGG
It encodes the following:
- the Dlic gene encoding cytoplasmic dynein 1 light intermediate chain 1 isoform X3, producing the protein MALDSGTQTNALTSSLTTKKKDASAEKENLWSAILNEVQTQGSTKLPSNKSVLVLGDNATGKTTLIAKLQGVEDPKKGSGLEYAYIDVKDEYRDDMTRLSVWVLDGDPGHTNLLHYALNETNYAHTLVILTVSMTQPWGWLEQLNQWIKVLGQHIETLQLDAKEKEAARQRLATTWQSYCEVGDDLDPGSPVKRTMRNNSIDEDDLLPLTEDALITNLGLDIVVVVTKTDYMTTLEKEYEYRDEHFDFIQQWIRNFCLRHGTSLFYTSVKEDKNCDLLYKYLTHRIYGLPFRTPALVVEKDAVLIPAGWDSLKKISILYENMHGVKADNVYSDIIKAPPTRKAVSNRETEVQTEDEQAFLARQQEILKQGDQVRGESPLRSQAGGVGTNKSGTRTSVATGQSSPKKMDPKLTPATPGGEGVLANFFNSLLHKKSGSPASGGPGGPGSPAGAARTANGTDAMTPEKLAVRTDAAAELDRLSRSVKKEIDMSQSEC
- the Dlic gene encoding cytoplasmic dynein 1 light intermediate chain 1 isoform X2 — its product is MALDSGTQTNALTSSLTTKKKDASAEKENLWSAILNEVQTQGSTKLPSNKSVLVLGDNATGKTTLIAKLQGVEDPKKGSGLEYAYIDVKDEYRDDMTRLSVWVLDGDPGHTNLLHYALNETNYAHTLVILTVSMTQPWGWLEQLNQWIKVLGQHIETLQLDAKEKEAARQRLATTWQSYCEVGDDLDPGSPVKRTMRNNSIDEDDLLPLTEDALITNLGLDIVVVVTKTDYMTTLEKEYEYRDEHFDFIQQWIRNFCLRHGTSLFYTSVKEDKNCDLLYKYLTHRIYGLPFRTPALVVEKDAVLIPAGWDSLKKISILYENMHGVKADNVYSDIIKAPPTRKAVSNRETEVQTEDEQAFLARQQEILKQGDQVRGESPLRSQAGGVGTNKSGTRTSVATGQSSPKKMDPKLTPATPGGEGVLANFFNSLLHKKSGSPASGGPGGPGSPAGAARTANGTDAMTPEKLAVRTDAAAELDRLSRSVKKEIDMSQSRNRYPFMKLVPRNIKKEHFPSRCLKPDSPNKK
- the Dlic gene encoding cytoplasmic dynein 1 light intermediate chain 1 isoform X1, which produces MALDSGTQTNALTSSLTTKKKDASAEKENLWSAILNEVQTQGSTKLPSNKSVLVLGDNATGKTTLIAKLQGVEDPKKGSGLEYAYIDVKDEYRDDMTRLSVWVLDGDPGHTNLLHYALNETNYAHTLVILTVSMTQPWGWLEQLNQWIKVLGQHIETLQLDAKEKEAARQRLATTWQSYCEVGDDLDPGSPVKRTMRNNSIDEDDLLPLTEDALITNLGLDIVVVVTKTDYMTTLEKEYEYRDEHFDFIQQWIRNFCLRHGTSLFYTSVKEDKNCDLLYKYLTHRIYGLPFRTPALVVEKDAVLIPAGWDSLKKISILYENMHGVKADNVYSDIIKAPPTRKAVSNRETEVQTEDEQAFLARQQEILKQGDQVRGESPLRSQAGGVGTNKSGTRTSVATGQSSPKKMDPKLTPATPGGEGVLANFFNSLLHKKSGSPASGGPGGPGSPAGAARTANGTDAMTPEKLAVRTDAAAELDRLSRSVKKEIDMSQSRNRYPFMKLVPRNIKKEHCTLKFLKPSFFKPF